The sequence TTTCACCCCTTCTAATGTCGCTGCATTCATGGCACAGTGGGTCGTCAGTAACCCTTCATGCCGCCGAATCCTTGATCCAGCCGTTGGATTAGGTATGCTCCTACGTGCAATTTTGGATCGACCCGATGCAGATAGATTTGACTTGCTGGGATATGACATTGACCCGGTGGTTTTGGAGCGCGCGAGGCTCCTATTTTCAAGCTCTGATTATACAAATATTGAGCTATTGCATAAAGATTACATGTTCAACGACTGGAATAGTCGATACGACGGGATTATCTGCAATCCTCCGTACTTAAAATTTCAGCAGTACAAAAACAGGACGGCAAGCCTACAGGAGTTTGAGTCGCGTCTCGGCATGACATTGAGCGGCTTAACGAACATCTACACGATGTTTCTCCTTAAATCAGCCAATCAGCTATCAGTCAATGGAAGAGCAGCCTACATTGTTCCATTAGAGTTTCTCAATGCTGATTATGGTACGATGATCAAGAAATATTTGCTCAAGAGCAAGACACTGCGATACATCATTATTTTCGACTCCGATAGCAATCTGTTTGACAACGCGCTCACGACATCTTGCATTCTT comes from Herpetosiphonaceae bacterium and encodes:
- a CDS encoding N-6 DNA methylase; protein product: MIDQTAFFSSVPEEAYTASVPDSHRKRLGQFFTPSNVAAFMAQWVVSNPSCRRILDPAVGLGMLLRAILDRPDADRFDLLGYDIDPVVLERARLLFSSSDYTNIELLHKDYMFNDWNSRYDGIICNPPYLKFQQYKNRTASLQEFESRLGMTLSGLTNIYTMFLLKSANQLSVNGRAAYIVPLEFLNADYGTMIKKYLLKSKTLRYIIIFDSDSNLFDNALTTSCILLLANDEYSDAVTFVDARSIADLSELQQQLISYPH